One segment of Ziziphus jujuba cultivar Dongzao chromosome 12, ASM3175591v1 DNA contains the following:
- the LOC107428145 gene encoding exocyst complex component EXO84B isoform X1 has protein sequence MASARSRTPVKENGTKFEEGLNIFKSDKFDAQSYVQSRCSLNEKEIKQLCSHLLDLKKASAEEMRRSVYANYAAFIRTSKEISDLEGELSSIRNLLSTQAALIHGLAEGVHIDSLSQSVSEGSTASSTSEDKEPSDLEKWLVEFPDLVDVLLAERRVDEALAALDEGEHVASEARDTLNPTLLLSLQTSIVERRQKLADQLAEAACQPSTRGSELRAAISALKRLGDGPRAHSLLLNAHFQRYQYSMQSLRPSSTSYGGAYTAALSQLVFSAISQAASDSLAIFGKEQSYASELVMWATKQTEAFAFLVKRHALASSAAAGGLRAAAECVQIALGHCSLLEARGLALCPVLLKLFRPSVEQALEANLKRIEESTAALAAADDWILTYSPATTRQSGRLSTTSVGGTTAFQHKLTSSAHRFNLMVQDFFEDVGPLLSMQLGGQTLEGLFQVFNSYVSMLIKALPGSMEEEANFEGSGNKIVRMAETEAQQIALLANASLLADELLPRAAMKLSPLNHSSYNDDLRRKPERQNRHPEQREWKRRLVSSVDRLKDTFCRQHALDLIFTEEGDSHLTADMYINMDGNADELDWSPSLIFQELFIKLNRMATLAADMFVGRERFATLLLMRLTETVILWLSDDQSFWDDIEEGPRPLGPLGLQQFYLDMKFVICFASQGRYLSRILHRVVNEIISKAMAAFATTGMDPNSVLPEDDWFNEVCQEAMERLSGKPKGINGERDLSSPTASVSAQSISSIRSHGSS, from the exons ATGGCTTCGGCGAGGTCAAGAACGCCGGTGAAAGAGAATGGCACGAAGTTCGAGGAGGGTCTCAATATTTTCAAGTCTGATAAATTCGATGCTCAGTCTTACGTTCAGTCCCGGTGCTCTCTTAACGAGAAG GAAATAAAACAGTTATGTTCTCATCTGTTGGATTTGAAGAAAGCCTCTGCTGAGGAGATGCGTAGAAGCGTTTATGCTAATTATGCAGCCTTCATACG CACATCTAAAGAGATATCAGATTTAGAGGGGGAACTTTCTTCCATCAGAAACCTGCTTTCTACTCAAGCTGCTTTAATTCATGGTCTAGCTGAGGGAGTTCACATTGATTCTTTATCTCAATCTGTTTCTGAAGGTTCAACTGCCTCGTCAACTTCTGAAGATAAAGAACCTTCTGACTTGGAGAAATGGTTAGTTGAATTCCCTGATCTTGTGGATGTGTTGTTAGCTGAGAGGAGAGTGGATGAAGCATTGGCTGCCCTTGATGAAGGAGAGCATGTAGCTTCAGAAGCAAGAGACACATTGAATCCAACTCTGCTACTTTCTCTGCAGACATCTATTGTTGAACGCAGGCAAAAATTGGCGGATCAGCTTGCTGAAGCTGCTTGCCAGCCTTCTACCCGTGGTAGTGAACTTCGTGCAGCTATCTCAGCTCTTAAAAGGCTTGGGGATGGACCTCGTGCACATAGTTTGCTATTAAATGCTCATTTCCAGAGATATCAGTACAGTATGCAAAGCCTCCGTCCTTCAAGCACCTCATATGGAGGAGCATATACAGCTGCACTCTCACAACTTGTCTTCTCAGCTATTTCTCAAGCTGCTAGTGATTCCTTGGCTATATTTGGTAAGGAACAGTCTTATGCTTCTGAGCTCGTAATGTGGGCCACAAAGCAAACAGAGGCATTTGCCTTTCTTGTCAAAAGACACGCCTTAGCTTCATCTGCAGCTGCTGGAGGTTTAAGAGCTGCTGCAGAGTGTGTTCAAATAGCATTAGGTCATTGTTCCTTGTTAGAAGCTCGTGGTTTGGCACTTTGTCCTGTGCTCTTGAAACTCTTTAGGCCTAGTGTTGAACAAGCATTAGAGGCTAATTTAAAACGGATTGAAGAGAGCACTGCTGCATTAGCTGCGGCTGATGATTGGATACTTACATACTCCCCTGCAACAACACGTCAATCTGGCCGACTTTCAACAACATCTGTTGGTGGTACAACTGCATTCCAACATAAACTTACAAGTAGTGCCCACCGATTCAATTTGATGGTCCAG GATTTTTTCGAGGATGTAGGACCACTGCTAAGTATGCAGTTGGGAGGTCAGACATTGGAAGGTTTATTTCAAGTGTTTAACTCATATGTGAGCATGCTTATAAAAGCATTACCTGGTTCAATGGAGGAAGAAGCAAATTTTGAAGGTTCTGGAAATAAAATTGTCAGAATGGCTGAGACAGAAGCTCAGCAGATTGCATTGCTGGCAAATGCTTCATTGTTAGCCGATGAATTACTTCCCCGTGCAGCCATGAAACTGTCTCCACTGAATCATTCCAGTTACAATGATGATCTTCGTAGAAAACCCGAGAGGCAAAACCGTCATCCTGAACAAAGAGAATGGAAGAGGCGGCTAGTGAGTTCTGTAGATAGATTGAAAGATACTTTTTGTCGTCAGCATGCTCTAGATCTCATATTTACAGAGGAAGGTGATAGCCACCTTACTGCAGATATGTACATAAACATGGATGGAAACGCCGACGAGCTCGATTGGTCCCCATCGCTTATATTTCAG GAACTTTTCATAAAACTGAACAGAATGGCTACCCTAGCAGCAGATATGTTTGTAGGCAGGGAAAGATTTGCTACATTGCTGTTGATGAGACTAACCGAAACAGTCATCCTGTGGCTATCGGATGACCAAAGCttttgggatgatattgaggaGGGACCAAGGCCTTTAGGTCCTCTTGGCTTACAACAG TTTTATTTGGATATGAAGTTTGTCATATGCTTTGCTTCTCAAGGCCGTTATTTATCTCGTATCTTGCATCGAGTTGTTAATGAGATCATATCAAAAGCCATGGCAGCATTTGCCACTACGGGGATGGATCCCAATAG TGTGCTTCCGGAAGATGACTGGTTTAACGAGGTGTGCCAAGAAGCAATGGAGAGACTGAGTGgaaaaccaaaaggcattaatGGAGAGCGGGATCTTAGCAGCCCAACTGCCTCTGTTTCGGCACAATCTATCTCATCTATTAGATCCCATGGGAGTTCATAA
- the LOC107428145 gene encoding exocyst complex component EXO84B isoform X2 has product MASARSRTPVKENGTKFEEGLNIFKSDKFDAQSYVQSRCSLNEKEIKQLCSHLLDLKKASAEEMRRSVYANYAAFIRTSKEISDLEGELSSIRNLLSTQAALIHGLAEGVHIDSLSQSVSEGSTASSTSEDKEPSDLEKWLVEFPDLVDVLLAERRVDEALAALDEGEHVASEARDTLNPTLLLSLQTSIVERRQKLADQLAEAACQPSTRGSELRAAISALKRLGDGPRAHSLLLNAHFQRYQYSMQSLRPSSTSYGGAYTAALSQLVFSAISQAASDSLAIFGKEQSYASELVMWATKQTEAFAFLVKRHALASSAAAGGLRAAAECVQIALGHCSLLEARGLALCPVLLKLFRPSVEQALEANLKRIEESTAALAAADDWILTYSPATTRQSGRLSTTSVGGTTAFQHKLTSSAHRFNLMVQDFFEDVGPLLSMQLGGQTLEGLFQVFNSYVSMLIKALPGSMEEEANFEGSGNKIVRMAETEAQQIALLANASLLADELLPRAAMKLSPLNHSSYNDDLRRKPERQNRHPEQREWKRRLVSSVDRLKDTFCRQHALDLIFTEEGDSHLTADMYINMDGNADELDWSPSLIFQELFIKLNRMATLAADMFVGRERFATLLLMRLTETVILWLSDDQSFWDDIEEGPRPLGPLGLQQLFSFKEGWWVNCCTLVVLQLLILLAKPYVSS; this is encoded by the exons ATGGCTTCGGCGAGGTCAAGAACGCCGGTGAAAGAGAATGGCACGAAGTTCGAGGAGGGTCTCAATATTTTCAAGTCTGATAAATTCGATGCTCAGTCTTACGTTCAGTCCCGGTGCTCTCTTAACGAGAAG GAAATAAAACAGTTATGTTCTCATCTGTTGGATTTGAAGAAAGCCTCTGCTGAGGAGATGCGTAGAAGCGTTTATGCTAATTATGCAGCCTTCATACG CACATCTAAAGAGATATCAGATTTAGAGGGGGAACTTTCTTCCATCAGAAACCTGCTTTCTACTCAAGCTGCTTTAATTCATGGTCTAGCTGAGGGAGTTCACATTGATTCTTTATCTCAATCTGTTTCTGAAGGTTCAACTGCCTCGTCAACTTCTGAAGATAAAGAACCTTCTGACTTGGAGAAATGGTTAGTTGAATTCCCTGATCTTGTGGATGTGTTGTTAGCTGAGAGGAGAGTGGATGAAGCATTGGCTGCCCTTGATGAAGGAGAGCATGTAGCTTCAGAAGCAAGAGACACATTGAATCCAACTCTGCTACTTTCTCTGCAGACATCTATTGTTGAACGCAGGCAAAAATTGGCGGATCAGCTTGCTGAAGCTGCTTGCCAGCCTTCTACCCGTGGTAGTGAACTTCGTGCAGCTATCTCAGCTCTTAAAAGGCTTGGGGATGGACCTCGTGCACATAGTTTGCTATTAAATGCTCATTTCCAGAGATATCAGTACAGTATGCAAAGCCTCCGTCCTTCAAGCACCTCATATGGAGGAGCATATACAGCTGCACTCTCACAACTTGTCTTCTCAGCTATTTCTCAAGCTGCTAGTGATTCCTTGGCTATATTTGGTAAGGAACAGTCTTATGCTTCTGAGCTCGTAATGTGGGCCACAAAGCAAACAGAGGCATTTGCCTTTCTTGTCAAAAGACACGCCTTAGCTTCATCTGCAGCTGCTGGAGGTTTAAGAGCTGCTGCAGAGTGTGTTCAAATAGCATTAGGTCATTGTTCCTTGTTAGAAGCTCGTGGTTTGGCACTTTGTCCTGTGCTCTTGAAACTCTTTAGGCCTAGTGTTGAACAAGCATTAGAGGCTAATTTAAAACGGATTGAAGAGAGCACTGCTGCATTAGCTGCGGCTGATGATTGGATACTTACATACTCCCCTGCAACAACACGTCAATCTGGCCGACTTTCAACAACATCTGTTGGTGGTACAACTGCATTCCAACATAAACTTACAAGTAGTGCCCACCGATTCAATTTGATGGTCCAG GATTTTTTCGAGGATGTAGGACCACTGCTAAGTATGCAGTTGGGAGGTCAGACATTGGAAGGTTTATTTCAAGTGTTTAACTCATATGTGAGCATGCTTATAAAAGCATTACCTGGTTCAATGGAGGAAGAAGCAAATTTTGAAGGTTCTGGAAATAAAATTGTCAGAATGGCTGAGACAGAAGCTCAGCAGATTGCATTGCTGGCAAATGCTTCATTGTTAGCCGATGAATTACTTCCCCGTGCAGCCATGAAACTGTCTCCACTGAATCATTCCAGTTACAATGATGATCTTCGTAGAAAACCCGAGAGGCAAAACCGTCATCCTGAACAAAGAGAATGGAAGAGGCGGCTAGTGAGTTCTGTAGATAGATTGAAAGATACTTTTTGTCGTCAGCATGCTCTAGATCTCATATTTACAGAGGAAGGTGATAGCCACCTTACTGCAGATATGTACATAAACATGGATGGAAACGCCGACGAGCTCGATTGGTCCCCATCGCTTATATTTCAG GAACTTTTCATAAAACTGAACAGAATGGCTACCCTAGCAGCAGATATGTTTGTAGGCAGGGAAAGATTTGCTACATTGCTGTTGATGAGACTAACCGAAACAGTCATCCTGTGGCTATCGGATGACCAAAGCttttgggatgatattgaggaGGGACCAAGGCCTTTAGGTCCTCTTGGCTTACAACAG CTATTTTCATTCAAGGAGGGTTGGTGGGTAAACTGCTGCACCCTCGTGGTTTTGCAATTGCTGATTCTACTTGCTAAACCCTATGTGAGCTCTTAA
- the LOC107428118 gene encoding receptor-like protein kinase, translated as MQLCLQNLLLLLCFSCFICTFSALNSDGVTLLSLLSHWKTVPSSISSSWKASDSTPCSWVGVGCDSSNNVLFLNLSGSGISGEIGHEISSLIHLKTIDLSLNSFSGNIPSEISNCSVLENLELSGNKLTGEIPSSLKNLKKLQLFSLFDNLLSGEVSESFFQLPNLQYVFLNNNNLSGSIPDSVGNMSKVLLLYLRANQLSGEIPSSIGNCLKLQELSLEENHLTGALPESLGNLQDLIYLNVRTNRFVGNIPSELGNLNNLDFLDLSFNNLSGEIPPSLGNCSSLSQFAALQNKLVGNIPSSFGQLSKLEVFNFPQNQLSGKIPPELGNCKSLKMLQLFSNQLEGEIPSELGKLTNLQDLQLQENRLTGEIPVSIWKIPSLQEILVYNNSLSGQIPLEVTELKQLQNISLFNNFFSGVIPQGLGINSSLIQLDFTNNSFSGKIPPNLCFGKKLKVLIFGINKLEGSIPSEVGSCTTLRRLILKENKLTGSLPEFAENPNLLFMNIADNSIRGEIPSGLANLTSIPSINLSSNKFTGNLSVLGNICSLKEVNVSNNDFSGSIPETLLNLVKSSPPSFAGNPKLCLTCPPSKSSTCTV; from the coding sequence ATGCAGCTTTGTTTACAAAACCTGCTGCTTCTGCTTTgcttttcttgttttatttgtACTTTCTCTGCATTGAACTCTGATGGGGTGACTCTGTTGTCACTTCTGAGCCATTGGAAAACTGTTCCTTCTTCCATTAGTTCAAGTTGGAAAGCTTCAGATTCCACTCCATGTTCATGGGTAGGAGTGGGATGTGATAGTTCTAACAATGTGTTATTCTTGAACCTCTCTGGCTCTGGAATCTCTGGTGAGATAGGACACGAAATCAGCAGCTTGATCCATTTGAAGACTATTGATTTGAGCTTGAACAGTTTCTCTGGCAACATACCTTCAGAGATAAGTAACTGTAGTGTTCTTGAGAATTTAGAGCTTTCTGGTAACAAGCTCACCGGAGAGATACCAAGCAGCctaaaaaacttgaaaaagttgcAGTTGTTTAGCTTGTTTGACAATTTGCTGTCAGGTGAAGTATCTGAATCATTTTTCCAACTTCCGAACTTGCAGTATGTTTTTCTGAACAATAACAACTTGAGTGGCTCAATCCCTGATAGTGTTGGGAATATGAGCAAGGTTTTACTTCTATATTTAAGAGCAAATCAGTTATCAGGTGAGATTCCTTCTTCCATTGGAAACTGTTTGAAATTGCAGGAACTTTCCTTGGAGGAGAATCATTTGACAGGAGCTTTACCTGAGAGCTTGGGCAATCTCCAAGATCTTATCTATTTGAATGTCAGAACCAATCGTTTTGTGGGTAATATTCCTTCAGAGTTGGGTAATCTCAACAATTTAGATTTCTTGGATCTTTCATTCAACAATTTGAGTGGTGAAATTCCACCAAGCTTAGGCAATTGTAGCAGTTTAAGCCAGTTTGCTGCTTTGCAGAATAAGTTAGTTGGCAATATTCCTTCTTCCTTTGGCCAACTAAGTAAGCTTGAAGTGTTCAACTTTCCACAGAACCAGTTGTCCGGGAAAATACCACCTGAACTTGGTAATTGTAAATCTTTGAAAATGCTTCAATTGTTCTCAAACCAGCTGGAGGGGGAAATTCCTAGTGAATTAGGGAAACTGACTAATTTGCAGGACCTTCAACTGCAAGAAAACCGTTTAACTGGTGAAATACCAGTTAGCATATGGAAAATTCCAAGTCTTCAGGAAATTCTTGTTTATAATAACAGTCTTTCAGGGCAAATTCCTTTGGAGGTTACCGAACTGAAGCAACTCCAGAACATTTCATTGTTTAACAACTTTTTCTCTGGTGTAATACCTCAAGGCCTGGGGATTAACAGCAGCTTAATTCAGCTAGACTTTACCAATAATAGTTTCAGcggcaaaatcccaccaaatcTTTGCTTTGGAAAGAAATTAAAGGTTCTCATTTTTGGTATTAATAAACTTGAAGGTAGCATACCTTCAGAAGTGGGAAGCTGTACTACTCTCAGGAGGCTAATCCTCAAAGAAAACAAGCTCACAGGGTCTCTTCCAGAGTTTGCTGAAAATCCAAATCTTTTATTTATGAACATCGCCGACAACAGCATCAGAGGAGAAATCCCTTCAGGCTTGGCAAACTTGACCAGCATCCCTTCCATTAATTTGTCCTCAAACAAGTTTACAGGAAATTTGTCAGTTCTTGGTAACATTTGTTCATTGAAGGAGGTCAATGTTTCAAACAATGACTTCTCTGGTTCAATTCCAGAGACATTATTAAACTTGGTGAAATCTTCTCCACCATCATTTGCAGGCAATCCCAAGTTGTGTCTCACTTGTCCTCCATCAAAAAGCTCAACTTGCACTGTTTAA